One window from the genome of Corynebacterium sp. SCR221107 encodes:
- a CDS encoding tetratricopeptide repeat protein, whose protein sequence is MTTPHRYVSGAIDLSEVKARAEAKAQAQAAAAQAGGTGGETPGVQLALQLTMDNVEAELIKRSAQVPVIVLIGTQRSPESEQLLSDFTNLALSGAGKWVFRYIDADTDPQVAQMFGIQGLPTTVALASGQPIANFEGGQPADAIEGWIGAIINAVGDQLPGIPAEELSGAGEVAPAEDPRFEPATEALNRGDFEAAIAVYEDILRSEPANKEAKAARDNARLLGRLQELGGDHSAVIATAKDNPGDLDAVEKAADAFIALGQPEEAFDMLIALIAAATDAKLKTNARTRLLELFEIFEPTDARVIAARTKLASALY, encoded by the coding sequence GTGACTACTCCACATCGCTACGTATCCGGTGCCATCGATCTCAGTGAAGTCAAGGCCCGTGCAGAGGCCAAGGCGCAGGCTCAGGCGGCTGCTGCCCAGGCCGGGGGTACCGGAGGTGAGACTCCGGGCGTGCAGCTGGCCCTCCAGCTGACGATGGACAACGTCGAGGCCGAGCTCATCAAGCGTTCCGCACAGGTTCCGGTCATCGTGCTCATCGGTACCCAACGCAGCCCGGAGTCGGAGCAACTTCTCTCGGATTTCACGAACCTGGCGTTGTCAGGTGCGGGCAAGTGGGTGTTTCGTTATATCGACGCCGACACCGACCCACAGGTGGCGCAGATGTTTGGTATCCAGGGCCTTCCGACCACGGTGGCGCTGGCATCCGGTCAGCCGATAGCCAACTTCGAGGGCGGCCAGCCGGCCGATGCCATTGAAGGATGGATCGGGGCGATTATTAACGCGGTAGGCGACCAACTTCCCGGCATTCCGGCCGAGGAACTCTCCGGTGCCGGTGAGGTAGCCCCTGCTGAGGATCCCCGATTCGAACCGGCTACCGAGGCGCTTAACCGTGGTGATTTTGAGGCCGCAATCGCCGTGTACGAAGATATCTTGCGCAGCGAGCCAGCCAACAAGGAAGCCAAGGCTGCTCGCGATAATGCCCGCCTGTTGGGGCGCCTGCAGGAGCTCGGCGGGGATCATTCGGCAGTCATTGCCACGGCAAAGGACAACCCCGGTGATCTAGACGCCGTGGAAAAGGCCGCCGATGCCTTCATCGCCCTCGGTCAGCCGGAAGAGGCATTCGACATGCTCATTGCGCTGATCGCCGCGGCCACCGATGCGAAGCTCAAGACGAACGCACGCACGCGCCTGCTGGAGCTCTTTGAGATTTTTGAACCCACCGACGCCCGAGTGATCGCCGCCCGCACCAAGCTGGCTTCGGCACTGTACTAG
- the glgB gene encoding 1,4-alpha-glucan branching protein GlgB: MPMSENFGPLTIPSDDLTRLTQCQHHDPHAFYGWHKIDDGHSIVRTRQLGAEAVTLKTADGSVALEALTDDIFGVVLDTGAPIDYRLEVTWPNGVTTETADPYHFLPTLGELDIHLIREGRHERLWDVLGAHVVTLETELGEVRGTTFAVWAPNARGVAVIGDFCGWNPNQFPMRSLGSSGVWELFVPNIGEGDVYKFAIHTKEGYRLDKADPLARATEAPPATGSVITASTYKWKDDAWLAQRADTDHANAAISVYEVHLGSWRMGLGYKELATELVDYVKALGYTHVEFMPVAEHPFGGSWGYQVSGYYAPTARWGTPDELRALIDAFHNAGIGVIVDWVPAHFPKDDFALGRFDGQAVYEHPDWRRGEQKDWGTYVFDFGRNEVRNFLVANALYWLEEFHVDGLRVDAVASMLYLDYSRNDGEWEPNIYGGRENLEAVQFLQEMNATVHRNHPGILTIAEESTSWPGVTAMTSDGGLGFNMKWNMGWMNDTLEYFSLDPVHRSYHHNEITFSMVYAYSEHYILPFSHDEVVHGKGSLWNRMPGDAWNKAAGLRTLYAFMYAHPGKKLLFQGQEFGQVMEWSEGRSLDWDDTVGWEGEYHEAIATMIKDLNALYKKSPALFTQDNDPAGFSWTKSDDAANNILSFVRYGTDGEKILCAFNLGGTSQPSYKLGVPEGGNWECIFNTDAGVYEGANNPLEESVTAWDTGWDGYPHSITLHIPAMSAQFYRWVG; this comes from the coding sequence ATGCCCATGTCTGAGAACTTCGGCCCGCTGACCATTCCGAGTGATGATCTCACTCGCCTTACCCAATGTCAGCATCACGATCCGCACGCCTTCTACGGCTGGCACAAGATCGACGATGGCCACAGTATCGTCCGCACCCGCCAGCTCGGTGCCGAAGCAGTAACACTCAAGACCGCCGACGGCAGCGTCGCGCTGGAAGCGCTCACCGATGACATCTTCGGCGTGGTCCTTGATACCGGCGCCCCGATCGACTACCGCCTTGAGGTCACTTGGCCCAACGGTGTGACCACCGAGACCGCGGATCCTTATCACTTCCTCCCCACCCTAGGTGAGCTGGACATCCATCTCATCCGCGAGGGCCGCCACGAGCGCCTCTGGGATGTCCTCGGCGCGCATGTGGTCACCCTGGAGACCGAGCTAGGTGAGGTACGCGGCACCACGTTCGCCGTGTGGGCCCCCAATGCCCGTGGTGTCGCCGTCATCGGCGATTTCTGTGGTTGGAATCCGAACCAGTTCCCCATGCGCTCCCTGGGATCTTCCGGAGTGTGGGAGCTGTTCGTACCGAACATCGGCGAAGGCGATGTGTATAAGTTCGCCATCCACACGAAGGAAGGCTACCGCCTCGACAAGGCCGATCCGCTGGCGCGCGCGACGGAGGCGCCGCCAGCAACCGGATCGGTCATCACCGCCTCCACCTACAAGTGGAAGGATGACGCGTGGCTTGCCCAGCGCGCAGACACCGACCACGCCAACGCCGCCATAAGTGTGTACGAGGTTCACCTCGGCTCCTGGCGCATGGGCTTGGGTTACAAAGAGCTGGCCACCGAACTCGTCGACTACGTGAAGGCTTTGGGCTACACCCACGTCGAGTTCATGCCCGTGGCCGAGCACCCCTTCGGTGGTTCCTGGGGCTACCAGGTTTCCGGCTACTACGCGCCGACCGCTCGCTGGGGCACTCCGGACGAGCTTCGCGCGCTCATCGATGCCTTCCACAACGCCGGCATCGGCGTTATCGTCGACTGGGTGCCGGCTCACTTCCCGAAGGATGACTTCGCATTGGGTCGTTTCGACGGCCAAGCTGTCTACGAGCACCCCGACTGGCGCCGCGGCGAACAAAAGGACTGGGGCACCTACGTCTTCGACTTCGGACGCAATGAGGTACGCAACTTCCTCGTGGCCAACGCCTTGTACTGGCTCGAGGAGTTCCATGTCGACGGCCTGCGCGTCGATGCTGTGGCCTCCATGCTCTACCTCGATTATTCCCGCAATGACGGCGAGTGGGAGCCCAACATCTATGGTGGCCGCGAGAACCTCGAGGCCGTGCAGTTCCTGCAGGAAATGAACGCCACGGTTCACCGCAACCATCCTGGAATCCTCACCATCGCCGAGGAGTCCACCTCGTGGCCGGGCGTGACCGCGATGACCTCCGACGGCGGCCTAGGGTTCAACATGAAGTGGAACATGGGTTGGATGAACGATACCCTCGAATACTTCTCCCTCGACCCGGTGCACCGTTCCTATCACCACAACGAGATCACCTTCTCGATGGTCTACGCCTACTCCGAGCACTACATCCTGCCGTTTAGCCACGACGAAGTGGTCCACGGCAAGGGCTCCCTGTGGAACCGGATGCCGGGTGATGCGTGGAACAAGGCCGCCGGCCTGCGCACGCTCTATGCCTTCATGTACGCGCATCCAGGCAAGAAGCTCCTGTTCCAAGGGCAGGAGTTCGGCCAGGTCATGGAGTGGAGCGAAGGCCGCTCCCTCGATTGGGATGACACCGTCGGCTGGGAGGGCGAGTATCACGAGGCGATCGCCACGATGATCAAAGACCTCAATGCCTTGTACAAAAAGTCCCCCGCCCTTTTCACTCAAGATAACGACCCGGCTGGCTTTAGCTGGACAAAGTCCGATGACGCTGCCAACAACATCCTCTCCTTCGTCCGTTATGGCACCGACGGTGAGAAGATCCTCTGCGCCTTCAACTTAGGCGGAACCAGCCAGCCCTCTTACAAGCTGGGCGTGCCAGAAGGCGGCAACTGGGAGTGCATCTTCAACACCGACGCCGGTGTGTACGAGGGTGCGAACAACCCGCTGGAGGAATCCGTGACCGCGTGGGATACCGGCTGGGACGGTTATCCACACTCCATCACCTTGCACATCCCGGCAATGAGCGCGCAGTTCTACCGCTGGGTGGGTTAA
- a CDS encoding alpha-1,4-glucan--maltose-1-phosphate maltosyltransferase, which produces MTGRLAIEDVRPLIAGGGYPSKAVVGEYLPISALVWREGHDAINATLNVQGPKGSTFESGVRITMTRDLMDQDKMHGAFVPDVPGDWTFQVDAWSDPLATWKHAVTTKIEAGQSAEELANDLEHGAQLFEKAAGGVPGANEREALLTVAEALRTDDPLRTRVAPALSAEISAIMVAHPLRELLTRGREHTVRVDRTKALFSSWYELFPRSTGGWDENGQPIHGTFATTADALDRVAAMGFDTVYFPPIHPIGEVNRKGRNNTLTPEPTDVGSPWAIGSKDGGHDAVHPRLGTLEDFDSLVAKAQSLGLEIALDLALQAAPDHPWATTHEEFFTVLADGTIAYAENPPKKYQDIYPLNFDNNPRAIYKELLRVVLFWVDRGITTFRVDNPHTKPANFWEWLIAEVHKTHPEVLFLAEAFTRPARLYGLAKVGFTQSYTYFTWKTSKSELTEFALEIASMADVFRPNLFVNTPDILHASLQYGGRAMFAIRAALAATMSPLWGVYSGYELYEHEAVKPGSEEYLNSEKYELRPRDFAGALASGDSLEPFIALLNKIRRDNPALQQLRNIHFHDAGNDKIVAYSKSDPITGNTVLSIVNLDPEYAQETTVTLDMRVLGLREDSEFVVHDEVTGADFNWSKRNFVRLDPHRDVAHILILPTVPEQLRAGLHQRTEVDYHN; this is translated from the coding sequence GTGACCGGAAGACTTGCCATCGAAGATGTCCGCCCCTTGATCGCGGGGGGAGGTTATCCTTCCAAAGCAGTTGTTGGCGAATACCTTCCGATTAGCGCCCTCGTCTGGCGCGAGGGACACGATGCCATTAACGCGACATTGAACGTCCAAGGCCCGAAGGGGTCGACCTTCGAATCTGGGGTCCGCATCACCATGACCCGCGATCTGATGGATCAGGACAAGATGCATGGGGCCTTCGTGCCGGATGTGCCCGGTGATTGGACCTTCCAGGTCGATGCGTGGTCGGATCCTTTGGCCACCTGGAAGCACGCCGTGACAACCAAGATCGAGGCCGGGCAGTCCGCCGAGGAGCTCGCCAATGATCTTGAACATGGCGCGCAGCTTTTCGAGAAGGCCGCAGGTGGGGTTCCCGGCGCCAACGAGCGCGAGGCGTTGCTGACCGTTGCGGAGGCATTGCGTACCGACGATCCCTTGCGCACCCGAGTCGCTCCCGCACTGTCTGCGGAGATAAGCGCCATCATGGTGGCACACCCGCTGCGCGAGCTGCTGACTCGCGGGCGCGAGCACACCGTGCGGGTCGACCGCACCAAGGCACTGTTTAGCTCCTGGTACGAGCTTTTCCCACGCTCCACCGGCGGCTGGGATGAAAATGGCCAGCCCATTCACGGTACCTTCGCCACCACCGCCGATGCACTCGACCGCGTGGCCGCAATGGGGTTTGACACCGTCTACTTCCCACCGATCCACCCGATCGGAGAGGTCAACCGCAAGGGGCGCAACAACACCTTGACCCCGGAGCCCACCGACGTCGGCTCCCCGTGGGCCATTGGTTCCAAAGACGGTGGTCATGACGCGGTTCACCCGCGCTTGGGCACCCTCGAGGACTTCGACTCACTGGTGGCCAAGGCCCAGTCGCTAGGACTCGAAATCGCGCTCGACCTCGCGCTTCAGGCCGCCCCGGATCACCCGTGGGCAACCACCCACGAGGAGTTCTTCACGGTGCTGGCCGACGGTACCATCGCCTACGCCGAAAACCCGCCGAAGAAGTACCAAGACATCTACCCCCTGAACTTCGATAACAACCCACGCGCTATCTATAAGGAATTGCTGCGCGTGGTGCTGTTCTGGGTCGATCGCGGGATCACCACTTTCCGAGTGGACAACCCGCACACCAAGCCCGCCAATTTCTGGGAGTGGCTCATCGCCGAGGTTCATAAGACTCACCCTGAGGTTTTGTTCCTCGCCGAGGCCTTTACCCGCCCGGCTCGCCTGTATGGACTGGCAAAGGTGGGCTTTACCCAGTCCTACACCTACTTCACGTGGAAGACCTCGAAGAGCGAGCTGACCGAGTTCGCCCTTGAGATCGCCTCCATGGCCGATGTCTTCCGTCCGAACCTGTTCGTCAACACCCCGGATATCCTTCATGCCTCGCTCCAGTACGGCGGTCGAGCCATGTTCGCCATCCGCGCGGCGCTCGCGGCTACCATGTCTCCGCTCTGGGGCGTGTACTCCGGCTATGAGCTCTACGAGCACGAGGCAGTCAAGCCAGGCAGCGAGGAATACCTCAACTCCGAAAAATACGAGTTGCGCCCCCGCGACTTCGCCGGGGCCCTCGCATCCGGCGATTCCCTCGAGCCTTTCATCGCCCTACTCAACAAGATCCGCCGCGACAACCCTGCGCTGCAGCAGCTGCGCAATATCCACTTCCATGACGCCGGCAACGACAAGATCGTGGCCTACTCCAAGTCCGATCCCATTACCGGCAACACCGTCTTGAGCATCGTCAACCTCGATCCCGAGTATGCCCAGGAAACAACTGTGACCCTGGACATGCGAGTACTCGGCCTGCGCGAGGACTCCGAATTCGTGGTTCACGATGAGGTCACCGGCGCGGACTTTAACTGGTCCAAGCGCAACTTCGTGCGCCTGGATCCACACCGCGATGTTGCCCACATCCTCATCCTGCCGACGGTGCCTGAGCAACTGCGTGCAGGCCTTCACCAGCGCACGGAAGTCGATTACCACAACTAG
- a CDS encoding ABC transporter ATP-binding protein, whose translation MTALASGIAPETRDPDLLVDFEDVSFIRDGKTLLGPITWQVELDERWVIVGPNGAGKTTLIRLAAAEEFPSSGKAWIMGERVGKTDMRDLRTMIGVSSSALGNRIPPNEKVADLVVSAGYAILGRWREEYEELDLDQATEILEQVGALHLAERTWGTLSEGERKRVLVARALMTNPELLLLDEPSAGMDLGGREDLVGYLGELAMDADAPAIVMITHHVEEIPDGFTHALLLDEGSVVAQGLIDDVLTSENLSRAFHQSISIDKIDGRYFARRSRASRGAHRA comes from the coding sequence ATGACTGCTCTAGCAAGTGGCATTGCCCCAGAAACGCGCGACCCAGACCTGCTCGTCGACTTTGAGGACGTCAGTTTTATCCGCGATGGAAAGACCCTGCTCGGTCCGATTACCTGGCAGGTTGAATTGGACGAGCGGTGGGTGATCGTCGGACCCAACGGCGCCGGAAAGACCACCCTCATTCGCCTTGCTGCGGCCGAGGAGTTTCCTTCCTCCGGCAAGGCGTGGATCATGGGCGAACGGGTCGGCAAGACCGATATGCGCGATCTCCGCACGATGATCGGCGTGTCCTCTTCCGCGCTTGGCAACCGCATACCTCCGAATGAAAAGGTCGCTGACCTCGTAGTTTCTGCAGGCTATGCCATCTTGGGTCGCTGGCGGGAGGAATATGAGGAATTGGATCTGGATCAGGCCACGGAGATCCTCGAGCAGGTCGGCGCCTTGCACCTTGCTGAGCGCACGTGGGGCACCTTAAGTGAGGGTGAGCGCAAGCGCGTGCTGGTTGCCCGCGCCTTGATGACCAACCCTGAGCTGCTGCTTCTCGACGAACCCAGCGCGGGCATGGATCTCGGCGGCCGCGAGGATCTCGTTGGATACCTAGGCGAGCTTGCGATGGACGCGGATGCCCCGGCGATTGTCATGATTACCCACCACGTGGAAGAAATCCCCGATGGTTTCACCCACGCCTTGCTGCTGGATGAAGGGTCCGTCGTGGCGCAGGGGCTCATCGATGACGTGTTGACCAGTGAGAACCTCTCGCGCGCCTTCCATCAATCCATCAGCATCGATAAGATCGACGGTCGCTATTTTGCCCGCCGTTCCCGCGCCTCTCGCGGCGCCCACCGCGCCTAG
- a CDS encoding NUDIX hydrolase, with product MAVSSFVEGMGGRKLAVTVLMIRDTAAGLEVYVQERVSSMPTYPNATVFPGGGVDPRDLEPPADQTAETMAGPDLATWSHRLQVPESTARGLLFGAGRELFEETGTLLASHKNGALVRDASPFHSQRLALESHRLSLSQVLARNELVLRTDLLRPFVRWVSDPSEDHQFDVFSFIAIAPRGQEPDGNTREAASTGWFPPGLILDGWRAGLLRLVVPTWVQLWHLSRYTCVEDVLESVRGKILSPQLGDPVDDPRYEELFSFIPPKRF from the coding sequence ATGGCGGTGTCGTCATTCGTGGAAGGCATGGGAGGCCGCAAGCTCGCGGTGACGGTCTTGATGATTAGGGACACCGCCGCCGGTCTTGAGGTCTACGTGCAAGAGCGCGTGTCCTCCATGCCCACCTATCCCAACGCCACGGTTTTTCCCGGAGGTGGCGTTGACCCCCGGGATTTGGAGCCGCCCGCCGATCAAACCGCTGAGACGATGGCCGGCCCCGATCTTGCCACCTGGTCGCATCGCCTCCAAGTGCCTGAATCCACGGCCCGCGGCTTGCTTTTCGGCGCCGGAAGGGAACTGTTTGAGGAAACGGGGACGCTGCTGGCCAGCCACAAGAATGGTGCCCTTGTTCGCGATGCCTCCCCATTCCACAGCCAACGGCTGGCGCTGGAAAGCCACAGGCTCTCGCTCTCTCAGGTTCTTGCGCGCAATGAGCTAGTTCTACGAACGGATCTTTTGCGTCCATTCGTTCGCTGGGTCTCCGACCCCAGCGAAGATCACCAGTTTGATGTGTTTAGCTTCATCGCCATCGCCCCGCGTGGCCAAGAGCCGGACGGCAACACGCGGGAGGCGGCATCTACCGGATGGTTCCCGCCCGGATTGATCCTCGACGGGTGGCGCGCTGGGCTCTTGCGCCTGGTCGTACCTACGTGGGTGCAGCTGTGGCATCTGTCCAGATACACCTGTGTGGAAGATGTACTCGAGTCCGTGCGCGGCAAGATCCTCTCACCGCAGCTTGGTGATCCGGTCGACGATCCACGATACGAGGAGCTATTTTCTTTTATTCCGCCCAAGCGCTTTTAG
- a CDS encoding THUMP-like domain-containing protein — protein MSYTRDELNFFGCNKEEIDSVCAQLGLRKSSAVADGALVREAFGSYGRAVIELATARSSTTGKLPQQWWMCHDSAQQATPLAVAYQRALRIGKLLGAGEAPAVAGSGGVGLVYDATCSIGTEGYALQAAGVGYVGGDLDDSRLRMARHNLGDDARLVRADAVNPAITDAAVVVADPGRRAGGRRIIKPEDLIPPLPAVIETWGRSAELAIKCAPGLDFSAWEGLVSVASVDGGVKEACLYSEGLSAGRRREAIMLKAHAHGEVVPGLSQRYACDRVDDSMPDDAGVGEVGTYILDPDGAVVRAGLVRHYACREGLWMLDEHIAYLTGDHLPEGTSGFRFIEMVPVKKLKQALRAHDAGSVEILVRGVDVDPDQLRKKLSLKGKAQLAVVIARIGSQAQAYICHKREFATARQGY, from the coding sequence GTGAGCTATACCCGTGATGAGCTGAACTTCTTTGGCTGCAACAAAGAAGAAATCGACAGCGTCTGCGCACAGCTGGGTCTTCGCAAGTCGTCGGCTGTGGCAGACGGGGCGCTCGTCCGCGAGGCCTTCGGTTCCTACGGCCGTGCCGTCATCGAGCTTGCCACCGCGCGTTCGTCCACCACCGGAAAGCTTCCGCAACAGTGGTGGATGTGCCATGATTCCGCGCAGCAGGCGACCCCGCTGGCCGTGGCCTACCAGCGTGCCCTGCGCATCGGGAAGCTGCTGGGAGCAGGGGAAGCACCGGCGGTGGCGGGCAGTGGCGGGGTCGGCCTCGTCTACGATGCCACCTGTTCGATCGGTACCGAAGGCTATGCTTTGCAGGCAGCGGGCGTGGGCTATGTGGGCGGCGACCTGGATGATTCGCGCCTGCGGATGGCCCGCCACAATCTTGGCGACGATGCCAGGCTCGTGCGCGCGGATGCGGTGAACCCTGCGATCACAGATGCCGCGGTGGTTGTCGCGGATCCCGGCCGGCGGGCCGGCGGGCGTCGCATTATCAAGCCCGAAGACCTGATTCCACCGCTGCCCGCCGTGATCGAGACCTGGGGACGATCGGCGGAGCTTGCCATCAAGTGCGCCCCGGGGCTGGACTTTAGTGCTTGGGAAGGGCTGGTCAGTGTGGCCAGCGTGGACGGCGGGGTAAAAGAGGCATGCCTGTATTCCGAGGGATTATCCGCCGGTAGGCGTCGGGAAGCGATCATGCTCAAGGCCCACGCGCACGGTGAGGTCGTGCCCGGGCTAAGCCAGCGCTATGCCTGCGACAGGGTCGATGACTCGATGCCCGATGACGCAGGAGTCGGGGAGGTAGGCACCTACATCCTCGACCCGGACGGGGCGGTGGTGCGCGCCGGGCTGGTGCGCCACTACGCCTGCCGGGAGGGGCTCTGGATGCTCGACGAGCACATCGCCTACCTCACCGGGGACCACCTGCCGGAGGGGACAAGTGGATTTAGATTCATCGAGATGGTTCCTGTGAAAAAGCTCAAACAAGCCCTGCGGGCGCACGATGCCGGCTCGGTGGAAATACTGGTTCGCGGGGTGGATGTGGATCCCGATCAGCTACGCAAGAAACTGAGCCTAAAGGGGAAAGCCCAGCTAGCGGTGGTCATTGCCCGCATCGGCAGTCAGGCGCAGGCCTATATCTGCCACAAGCGCGAGTTCGCCACTGCACGCCAGGGGTACTAA
- a CDS encoding electron transfer flavoprotein subunit beta/FixA family protein, producing the protein MPAIVVLVKNVPDTWSTRTLNPDFTLNREGVDEVIDEVNEFAVEQALRLRDENPDAGYSVVALSAGPESAEEALRKALAMGADSAVLLHDAALSGSDILGTAWALTNALNTIPDVALVVAGSASSDGAMGALPGILSEYRQQPALTNLKKVALEGGIVKAVRETNDGDYEIEAPLPAIISVTDKADKPRFPNFKGIMAAKKAEITRLDLASIGVAAEQVGLAHAATAVTAASPRPARAGGEVIRGTASDVAAKIADFIAAEKLI; encoded by the coding sequence ATGCCTGCAATCGTTGTGCTGGTCAAGAACGTGCCAGATACGTGGTCGACCCGAACGCTGAACCCGGACTTCACGCTCAACCGTGAAGGCGTCGATGAGGTCATCGACGAAGTAAACGAATTTGCCGTCGAGCAGGCACTGCGCTTGCGCGATGAGAACCCGGATGCGGGCTACAGCGTCGTAGCTTTAAGCGCTGGCCCAGAATCCGCCGAGGAGGCGCTGCGCAAGGCGCTGGCTATGGGCGCAGATTCCGCCGTGTTGCTCCATGATGCAGCCCTGTCCGGATCCGACATCCTGGGAACTGCATGGGCGCTGACCAATGCGCTAAACACCATCCCGGACGTGGCCTTGGTTGTGGCCGGTTCGGCTTCCTCGGACGGTGCGATGGGCGCGCTGCCAGGTATCTTGAGCGAGTACCGTCAGCAGCCGGCCCTGACCAACCTCAAGAAGGTTGCCCTCGAAGGGGGAATTGTCAAGGCTGTGCGTGAGACTAACGATGGCGACTACGAGATCGAGGCACCGCTGCCTGCCATCATTTCCGTTACAGACAAGGCCGACAAGCCACGCTTCCCGAACTTCAAGGGAATCATGGCTGCGAAGAAGGCGGAAATTACTCGCCTGGATCTTGCCTCCATCGGTGTCGCAGCCGAACAGGTTGGCTTGGCTCACGCGGCAACCGCTGTTACCGCTGCATCTCCGCGCCCGGCCCGCGCCGGTGGCGAGGTCATCCGTGGTACCGCATCCGATGTCGCCGCCAAGATCGCGGACTTCATCGCGGCCGAAAAGCTCATCTAA
- a CDS encoding electron transfer flavoprotein subunit alpha/FixB family protein, giving the protein MTNSYVLVEHADGKLLPATGELITAARVFGEVTAVVVGTPGVEAALAPALGELGASVVYAAYSADANERIVLPATDALHMLAASNPAPILIDAGAHGNEIAGRLAARLASGVLCDVVGVNADRTANMSIFGDTIEVTAAVGGNSPIYTLRPGAVDAVPAPTTPAVQAFELPAAGVKDVKVTSFTPSAKGDRPDLAQAKVVIAGGRGVESAENFGSLVESLADALGGAVGATRDAVDLGYYPPQFQVGQTGVTISPDLYIGLGISGAIQHVSGMQTSKKIIVINNDEDAPFFQIADLGVVGDLHEIAPLLVEEINKRK; this is encoded by the coding sequence TTGACTAACAGCTATGTTTTGGTTGAGCACGCTGACGGCAAGCTCCTTCCTGCAACCGGGGAACTGATCACCGCCGCACGCGTTTTCGGTGAGGTCACCGCCGTGGTTGTTGGCACCCCTGGTGTCGAGGCTGCCCTGGCTCCTGCCCTCGGTGAGCTCGGTGCCTCCGTGGTCTACGCCGCCTACAGCGCTGATGCCAACGAGCGCATCGTATTGCCAGCTACCGACGCCTTGCACATGCTAGCCGCATCCAACCCGGCTCCCATCCTCATCGATGCCGGCGCTCACGGCAATGAGATTGCCGGGCGCCTGGCTGCCCGCTTGGCCTCAGGTGTCTTGTGCGACGTGGTCGGTGTCAATGCCGACCGCACCGCGAACATGTCCATCTTCGGCGACACCATCGAGGTCACCGCCGCGGTGGGCGGCAACAGCCCCATCTACACCCTGCGCCCCGGCGCAGTCGATGCGGTGCCGGCGCCCACGACCCCTGCCGTGCAGGCCTTCGAGCTGCCTGCAGCCGGCGTCAAGGATGTTAAGGTTACCTCCTTTACTCCTTCCGCCAAGGGGGATCGCCCCGACTTGGCACAGGCCAAGGTGGTCATCGCCGGTGGCCGTGGCGTGGAGTCCGCTGAGAACTTCGGTTCCCTCGTCGAGTCGCTTGCCGACGCGCTGGGCGGTGCCGTGGGCGCTACCCGTGACGCGGTGGATCTGGGCTACTACCCGCCGCAATTCCAGGTAGGTCAGACCGGCGTTACCATCTCCCCGGATCTCTACATCGGTCTGGGCATCTCCGGTGCCATCCAGCATGTCTCCGGCATGCAGACCTCCAAGAAGATCATCGTCATCAACAACGATGAGGACGCGCCTTTCTTTCAGATTGCAGACCTCGGTGTTGTCGGCGACCTCCACGAGATCGCCCCACTGCTGGTGGAAGAAATCAACAAGCGCAAATAG